The following proteins are co-located in the Vigna unguiculata cultivar IT97K-499-35 chromosome 9, ASM411807v1, whole genome shotgun sequence genome:
- the LOC114163441 gene encoding RING-H2 finger protein ATL39-like: protein MEIVISLIILFVGIAILVVIHVCIVGRVFRGNNTDEEEGTTQGQNMSGMKRMLGEDNIGDLKNLPCFVYEEAATASAERRECSSLVDCAVCLESFKVGDVCRLLPNCNHTFHLHCIDSWILHTPICPICRTWVLSVREHQSDASENVEIVTS from the coding sequence ATggaaattgtgatttctttgaTCATATTGTTTGTGGGCATAGCGATTTTGGTGGTTATCCATGTATGCATCGTGGGGAGAGTCTTCAGAGGGAACAATACTGATGAAGAAGAAGGTACTACACAGGGACAGAACATGAGTGGAATGAAAAGAATGTTGGGTGAAGACAACATTGGTGACCTCAAAAACCTCCCTTGCTTTGTGTACGAGGAAGCAGCAACAGCATCAgcagagagaagagagtgtagCAGCCTCGTCGATTGTGCTGTTTGCTTGGAGAGTTTCAAGGTTGGTGATGTGTGCAGGTTGTTGCCCAATTGCAACCACACCTTCCATCTGCACTGTATAGACTCATGGATTCTCCACACACCCATTTGTCCCATTTGCAGAACATGGGTTCTTTCAGTAAGAGAACACCAAAGTGATGCTTCTGAGAATGTAGAAATTGTAACATCATAG